A single window of Callithrix jacchus isolate 240 chromosome 6, calJac240_pri, whole genome shotgun sequence DNA harbors:
- the SCG2 gene encoding secretogranin-2, which yields MAEAKTHWLGAALSLTPLIFLICGAEAASFQRNQLLQKEPDLRLENVQKFPSPEMIRALEYIEKLRQQAHKEESSPDYNPYQGIAVPLQQKENGDESHLPESSRDSLSEDDWMRIILEALRQAENEPQSAPKENKPYVLNSEKNFPVDMTDDYETQQWPERKLKHMLFPPMYEENSRDNPFKRTNEIVEEQYTPQSLATLESVFQELGKLTGPNNQKLEKIDEEQKLYTDDEDDIYKANNIAYEDVVGGEDWNPAEEKIESQTQEEVRDSKENVGKNEQINDEMKRSGQLGLQEEDLRKESKDQLSDDVSKVIAYLKRLVNAAGSGGRLQNGQNGGKATRLFEKPLDSQSIYQLIEISRNLQIPPEDLIEMLKTGEKPNGSVEPERELDLPVDLDDISEADLDHPDVYQNKMLSKSGYPKMPGNAGTEALPDGLSVEDILNLLGMESAANQKPSYFPNPYNGEKVLPRLPYGPGRARSNQFPKAALMPYVENRQMAYENLNDKDQELGEYLARMLVKYPEIINSNQVKRVPSQGSSEDDLQEEEQIEQAIKEHLNQGSSQETDKLSPVSKRFPVGPPKNDDTPNRQYLDEDLLMKVLEYLNQEKAEKGREHITKRAMENM from the coding sequence ATGGCTGAAGCaaagacccactggcttggagCAGCCCTGTCTCTTACCCCTTtaattttcctcatctgtgggGCTGAAGCAGCTTCATTTCAGAGAAACCAGCTGCTTCAGAAAGAACCAGACCTCAGGTTGGAAAATGTCCAAAAGTTTCCCAGTCCTGAAATGATCAGGGCTTTAGAGTACATAGAAAAGCTCCGGCAACAGGCTCACAAGGAAGAAAGCAGCCCAGACTATAATCCCTACCAAGGTATTGCTGTCCCCCTTCAGCAAAAGGAAAATGGTGATGAAAGTCACTTGCCTGAAAGTTCGAGGGATTCACTGAGTGAAGATGACTGGATGAGAATAATACTTGAAGCTTTGAGACAGGCTGAAAATGAGCCCCAGTCTGcaccaaaagaaaataagccGTATGTCTTGAATTCAGAAAAGAACTTTCCAGTGGACATGACTGATGATTATGAGACACAGCAGTGGCCAGAAAGAAAGCTCAAGCACATGCTATTCCCTCCTATGTATGAAGAGAATTCCAGGGATAACCCCTTTAAACGCACAAATGAAATCGTGGAGGAACAATATACTCCTCAAAGTCTCGCTACATTGGAATCTGTCTTCCAAGAGCTGGGGAAACTGACAGGACCAAACAACCAGAAACTTGAGAAGATTGATGAGGAGCAAAAACTTTATACGGATGATGAAGATGATATCTACAAGGCTAATAACATTGCCTATGAAGATGTGGTTGGGGGAGAAGATTGGAACCCAGCAGAGGAGAAAATAGAGAGTCAAACCCAGGAAGAGGTGAGAGACAGCAAAGAGAATgtaggaaaaaatgaacaaatcaacGATGAGATGAAACGCTCAGGGCAGCTTGGCCTCCAGGAAGAAGATCTCAGGAAGGAAAGTAAAGACCAACTCTCAGATGACGTGTCCAAAGTAATTGCCTATTTGAAAAGGTTAGTAAATGCTGCAGGAAGTGGGGGGAGGTTACAGAATGGGCAAAATGGGGGAAAGGCCACCAGGCTTTTTGAGAAACCTCTTGATTCTCAGTCTATTTATCAGCTGATTGAAATCTCAAGGAATTTACAGATACCCCCAGAAGACTTAATTGAGATGCTTAAAACTGGAGAGAAGCCCAATGGATCTGTGGAACCGGAGCGGGAGCTTGACCTTCCTGTTGACCTAGATGACATCTCAGAGGCTGACTTAGACCATCCAGACGTGTACCAAAATAAGATGCTCTCCAAGAGTGGCTACCCTAAAATGCCTGGTAATGCTGGGACTGAGGCCCTACCAGATGGGCTCAGTGTTGaggatattttaaatcttttaggGATGGAGAGTGCAGCAAATCAGAAACCttcatattttcccaatccataTAATGGAGAGAAAGTTCTGCCAAGGCTCCCCTATGGTCCTGGAAGAGCTAGATCGAACCAGTTTCCCAAAGCTGCCTTGATGCCGTATGTTGAAAACAGACAGATGGCATATGAAAACCTGAATGACAAGGATCAAGAATTAGGTGAGTACTTGGCTAGGATGCTAGTTAAATACCCTGAGATCATTAATTCAAACCAAGTGAAGCGAGTTCCTAGTCAAGGCTCATCTGAAGATGACCTACAGGAAGAGGAACAAATTGAGCAGGCCATCAAAGAGCATTTGAATCAAGGCAGCTCTCAGGAGACTGACAAGCTGTCCCCGGTGAGCAAAAGGTTCCCAGTGGGGCCCCCGAAGAATGATGATACCCCAAATAGGCAGTACTTGGATGAAGATCTATTAATGAAAGTGCTGGAATACCTTAAccaagaaaaggcagaaaagggaagggagCATATTACTAAGAGAGCAATGGAAAATATGTAA